A stretch of DNA from Dokdonia sp. PRO95:
TGAGGGTCTTGTTGGGCACTTACTTCTGTAAGACTCAAACCCGTAATAATTAATAGGACTATAAGATGTAGTTGTTTCATTCTAACTTTATTTGTTGCACCTATAATAAGTGACTTTTTGGTAAAAATAGCTCAATTTGAATAATTAATAATTTAAAAGATGTTTCACGCTACCTTAGTGTACTTCATCTAGAAATTTGATTATTTTATCCTAATCTCATTAAAATTTCAAAAAGTCAAATATTATTTATGATAGTTGTTATGACGCTTTCGCGAAAGCGTGATTTATATTAACGATTAATGTATAAATATCCACTCTTTCTCTTCAGACCGTCTGGTGTCTGATAAGTAATAAGATAATAATACGTTCCAGCTGGTAATCCATCATCTGTTCCAATAGTAGCTCTACCTTCAGAGATACCTTTAAAACCAGTACTTGGATCATTTGTATAGCCATCTTGTTCAAAAACTTGAACTCCCCATCTATTAAATATCTGAACGTTGTTATCCGGGAAGGCATCTATTCCTTCAATAATGAAGAAGTCATTCACTCCATCACCATCTGGTGAGATCCCATTGAACACTTCAACATCAAATATATTAAGAACACCTTCAAAATTAGTGAGTGTTGGATCATCCGGGTTACCATCCATATTAGGATCAACATTTTCATCGTTGTTAGGGTCATCAGATAAATCTGTTACACTTTCACCGTTTGAGTTTGTTGCATCTACGATAGCTTGATTTAGTACAAATCCATTTGCTATATCAAAAGGAGTTACAATGTAAGTTGCTGTAAATGTTGTGCTGTCTGACTCTCCTGGTAATAGTGATATAGGTCCTCCATCAACTGTTACTAATGGGTCAGTTATCATAATGTTATCCAGTGGAAGTGACCCTGTATTCGTCACAGTAAATGTGTACTGAATTACTTCTCCATCTTGAATTAAGCCATCACCATCAATATCGAGAGTTGTTCCTACTTTCTCTAAAGCTATTGAACTTTCGATTGGAAGATTAGTAACTGTTTCATCATCTTCGACACTGTTATTATCGTCTGAAATATCAACAACATCATTACCATCAGGATCTTGCCCTGTTGCAATGGCTTGATTAGTTACAAAACCTTCATCTATATCACTTTGAACAATAGTATAAACAGCTACAAATGTAGTGCTATCTGTTTCACCTGGCTCTAAATCGATAGGTCCGCCAGATACAATCACTAATGGATCTTCAATAATAATGTTTGTCACCGTTACGTTTCCAGTGTTTGTTACTGTGAAGTTATATGTAATGGTT
This window harbors:
- a CDS encoding gliding motility-associated C-terminal domain-containing protein, which gives rise to TITNIVITDPMVTVTGGPIDLAVGDVDTDTFSAVYTITQADVDAGGVTNQALATGQNPDGDTVTDTSDDDSNLEDDITVTDLPQGASISLIKTAVFNDVDGDGFAQVGETITYNFTVTNTGNVTVTNIIIEDPLVIVSGGPIDLEPGETDSTTFVAVYTIVQSDIDEGFVTNQAIATGQDPDGNDVVDISDDNNSVEDDETVTNLPIESSIALEKVGTTLDIDGDGLIQDGEVIQYTFTVTNTGSLPLDNIMITDPLVTVDGGPISLLPGESDSTTFTATYIVTPFDIANGFVLNQAIVDATNSNGESVTDLSDDPNNDENVDPNMDGNPDDPTLTNFEGVLNIFDVEVFNGISPDGDGVNDFFIIEGIDAFPDNNVQIFNRWGVQVFEQDGYTNDPSTGFKGISEGRATIGTDDGLPAGTYYYLITYQTPDGLKRKSGYLYINR